One stretch of Rhinolophus ferrumequinum isolate MPI-CBG mRhiFer1 chromosome 3, mRhiFer1_v1.p, whole genome shotgun sequence DNA includes these proteins:
- the MAP7 gene encoding ensconsin isoform X7, whose product MERSQKPKQKHNRWSWGGTLHGSPSVHNTDPDRRSVSTMNLSKHVDPVISKRLSSSSATLLNSPDRARRLQLSPWESSIVNRLLTPTHSFLARSKSTAALSGDTASCSPINIMPYKAAHSRNPMERPKFFVTPPEGSARRRTVHGTAGYKRERERENMPFHLTSSIRRAVSPSHPKARTPASSRLWIPSKSFPHLPGTPRPTSSLPPGPVKAASAPVRPPSPGNIRPVKREVRVEPERKDPEKESQKVANEASLKARVPLVKVEEATVEEGTPVEPEDVPTAPASAPAPVPAPTPAWVPASASVPVPSSTVTASASPKTSAGTTDPEEATRLLAEKRRLAREQREKEEREKREREELERQKREELAQKVAEERSRREEEARRLEAEQAREREEQLRQQAEERARREREEMERLMKQKEEEARVREEAERARQEREKHFQREEQERLERKKRLEEIMKRTRRTEATDKKTVDQRNGDIAKGAVTGGTAVSTLPCVMNSPGNGEPAASPHVVTSHQSKVTVESTPNLEKQPNENGVSLQNENFEEIINLPIGSKPSRLDVTNSESPEIPLNPILAFDDEGTLGPLPQVDGVQTQQTAEVV is encoded by the exons ATGGAAAGGAGCCAGAAGCCAAAGCAGAAGCATAACCGGTGGTCTTGGGGAGGCACTCTCCACGGGAGCCCCAGTGTCCACAATACAG ATCCAGACAGGCGGTCAGTTTCCACCATGAATCTTTCGAAACATGTTGATCCCGTCATTAGCAAGCGGCTCTCCTCTTCAtctgcaactttactaaattctCCAGATAGAG CTCGCCGCCTGCAGCTCAGCCCATGGGAGAGCAGCATTGTTAACAGACTACTGACGCCCACACATTCGTTCCTGGCCAGAAGTAAAAGCACAGCTGCCTTGTCTGGAGACACAG CATCTTGCAGCCCCATCAACATCATGCCCTACAAAGCTGCACACTCTAGAAATCCGATGGAGCGACCAAAATTCTTTGTCACGCCACCTGAGGGCTCTGCGCGAAGGAGGACTGTTCATGGCACAGCG GGCTataaaagagagagggagagagagaacatgccCTTCCACCTCACATCCAGCATCCGTAGGGCTGTGTCTCCATCTCATCCCAAAGCCAGAACACCAGCTTCTTCCAGACTTTG gatcccatccaAGTCCTTTCCTCATTTGCCTGGCACACCCAGACCAACATCTTCCCTGCCTCCCGGACCAGTCAAAGCTGCCTCTGCTCCAGTCCGGCCCCCTTCCCCTGGCAACATCCGCCCTGTCAAGAGAGAAGTCAGAGTGGAACCTGAGAGAAAAGACCCTGAGAAGGAATCTCAGAAAGTTGCCAACGAGGCCTCACTAAAGGCCAGAGTACCTTTAGTGAAGGTGGAAGAAGCCACAGTTGAAGAGGGTACACCTGTTGAACCAGAGGATGTCCCTA CTGCTCCAGCTTCGGCCCCAGCTCCTGTCCCAGCCCCCACTCCAGCCTGGGTCCCAGCCTCAGCCTCGGTCCCAGTCCCGTCATCCACTGTGACTGCCAGTGCTTCTCCGAAGACCTCTGCAGGCACCACCGACCCAGAAGAGGCCACAAGGCTTCTAGCTGAGAAGAGACGGCTGGCccgagagcagagagagaaggaggaaagggagaagagggagagagaagagcttGAAAG GCAAAAGAGAGAGGAATTGGCTCAAAAGGTAGCGGAAGAGAGAAGTCGCCGGGAGGAAGAAGCCCGCCGGCTGGAAGCCGAGCAGGCCCGGGAGAGGGAGGAGCAGCTGCGGCAACAGGCGGAAGAGCGGGCGCGGCGCGAGCGCGAGGAGATGGAGCGCCTGATGAAACAG aaagaggaagaagctCGTGTTCGTGAAGAAGCAGAGAGGGCCCGGCAGGAACGAGAGAAGCATTTCCAGAGAGAAGAGCAGGAGCGCCTGGAGAGAAAGAAG CGACTTGAGGAGATTATGAAAAGAACCAGGAGAACAGAAGCTACAGATAAG aaaactGTTGATCAGAGAAATGGTGATATAGCCAAGGGAGCTGTCACTGGAGGAACAG CAGTATCTACACTTCCATGTGTGATGAATTCTCCAGGAAATGGAGAACCAGCGGCTAGCCCACATGTGGTTACCTCACACCAATCAAAAGTGACTGTGGAGAG TACTCCCAATTTGGAAAAACAACCAAATGAAAATGGAGTATCTCTTCAGaatgaaaattttgaagaaattataaACTTACCCATTGGATCTAAACCATCCAGATTAGATGTCACCAACAGTGAGAGCCCAGAAATTCCTTTGAACCCAATTTTGGCCTTTGATGATGAAGGGACGCTTGGGCCCCTGCCTCAGGTAGATGGTGTCCAAACACAACAGACAGCAG AAGTTGTATGA